DNA from Roseimicrobium sp. ORNL1:
AATTCGGCGTGAACAAGTGGCGCGAAGATGCCCCGAAGAACACTGCCCGCATTGTGGACACCTTCAAGAAGGCCGCCAAGATCGCCGCCGACCACGGTGAGCGTCTCGCTGCTGAAGGCGAAATCTGCTGGGCTGGCATGCACTCCTGGAAGGACATGCTCGACCTGCTGGAAGGCGTGGGCATGCCGGAGACGCTTGGCTTCCAGGCCGACCTTGCACACACCTATCTTTACACGCTGGGTTACAATGCTCCTGAGCATGCTCTCCTGAAGGAAGGCTACAGCGAAGCGGAATTCTACGCCGCTTATGAGAAGATGACTGATGCGCTCCGTCCCTGGACCATCGACTTCCACGTCGCCCAGAACGACGGCACCGTGCACGGCGCAGGTTCCCACGACAAGACCGGCAAGCATTGCCAGGCGGACGATCCGAATGGCAAGCTCGACATCGTGAAGTGCGCCGGCTACTGGCTCAAGGACGCCCCCAGCCGCGGCATCCAGCACATCTGCTGGGATGGTTGCATGTTCCCCAACGCTGTGCTTGAAACGCAGCAGACCTGGAACACCATCCTCAAGAAGATGATCGAAGTGCGCGAAGCACACGGCTGGAGCTGAGATCAGCGATAGCGTTGACAAAATTGCGAACCCGCAGCATCGAAAGGTGCTGCGGGTTTTTGTTTGCTCCCAATATGTCAGCGCATCTATATCCTTGGTTGAATGGAATTAGAACCGGACGACGCCAGCATCAGAAAGGAAATTGAGAGCGTCTTCGGCTCAATAGCTCGACCCGAAGCCTTCACGGTGGCGGATGGAGACCCTGAGTGCATGGACTATGACAGGCTGTTTCATGCACACACTCCGGCAACTCTTCCTATCGAGGAGTTTCTGGATATCGTGACACCACTGTCTGAGTTGTTGCCGGATGGTATGAAATACTTTTTCCCGACGCTCGTCGATTTCGTGCTTCGCACGCCTTGCCAGGTGCATTCTGACTGGGCTGGTGTTGGCTTGCTGAACAAACTTCGGGGCGAAGAGTTCAGGCAACAATGCACCGCCAGTGAGAAGGACACGATTGCAAAATTCCTGCAGCACCTGCGGAAGACCAGATTTGATCTGATTGAGGAATTCTATTCTGTTGAGGACTTCGAAAAAATTTCAGCCCTTTGGGAAGCAGGAAGCTGAGTGCTTTCTACCCGAGGGGCCCGATCCACATCCGCAGCAGCATCAGATTCACCGTCGTCGTCACCATGCTGAAGAGCGTGCTGTAATACACCGCCGACGTCGCAAACGACGTATCTCCGCCGAACTCATGTGCCAGCAGCGCGGTATTCACCGCTGTGGGTGCGCCGGCCACGAGAACCAGTGCTGCAGCGACCGACTTCGGAAAGCCAAACAACATCGTCAGTCCTAGTGCCAGCATCGGAGCCAGCACGAGGCGGATGCCCAGGGCGCTCCACAGGGGCGCGGCAAAGGGCGCGGGCTTGGTTTGAGACATCTGCACGCCCAGGGTGAACAGCGCGATGCCCACCAGTGCAGACTGCAGGAGATCCAGCGGCTGCCAGAGGAAATTGATCTGCTGCACCTGCCAGCCACTCGCCCGGGTGATCACCCCGGCCGCCAGTGCGTAGAGCGTGGGCTGCCGCAGCATCTTGGCCAGGGCCCGCTTGTGCGCTCCGGGCTTCTCCCCGCGCTCCTGGGCCAGGAAGAGGCCCACGGTGAAGGTGGCCACATTCATGGTGGCCAGCACATAGACCTGCACGGCGGCCCCGGCGTGGCCAAAGGCAAGGGTCACCAGCGGCAGGCCGTAGTTCCCGCAATTGTAGAACATGGTGGCCAGGCGCATGGCCTGCCCTTGCTGCCCCGGGAGCCGGAGCGCCCTGGAGGCTACCGTGGCGCAGACGAACATGGTGGCGATGGTCCCCACCGTGAATCCCACAATCCGCAGCGCCTCGCCGCCGCTGAGCTCCGTATCCACCACCCGGGCGAAGATGAAGGCCGGCACCAGCAGGTAGATGTTCAGCTTGATCAGGGTCTCTAGATGCAGGCGGAACTTGCGGTCCAGCAGCCACCCCAGCCCCACCACGAAGAAAATGGGAGCACAAACCTCCAAAAAGATGTCAAA
Protein-coding regions in this window:
- a CDS encoding AEC family transporter produces the protein MSLSFFDIFLEVCAPIFFVVGLGWLLDRKFRLHLETLIKLNIYLLVPAFIFARVVDTELSGGEALRIVGFTVGTIATMFVCATVASRALRLPGQQGQAMRLATMFYNCGNYGLPLVTLAFGHAGAAVQVYVLATMNVATFTVGLFLAQERGEKPGAHKRALAKMLRQPTLYALAAGVITRASGWQVQQINFLWQPLDLLQSALVGIALFTLGVQMSQTKPAPFAAPLWSALGIRLVLAPMLALGLTMLFGFPKSVAAALVLVAGAPTAVNTALLAHEFGGDTSFATSAVYYSTLFSMVTTTVNLMLLRMWIGPLG
- a CDS encoding TIM barrel protein; this encodes MPTLPKLHNAMWPGLVGKGDGEGQEPPISLERMLELTANAEVNGQKFEGIDYFLFLPHTNPQATDDELKGIADLIASKGFAVGSLVAPVWPGTVGDSAMGDDAAQEKFLDAVKVACRIAGVFNKHGVRKYGVIRIDSAEFGVNKWREDAPKNTARIVDTFKKAAKIAADHGERLAAEGEICWAGMHSWKDMLDLLEGVGMPETLGFQADLAHTYLYTLGYNAPEHALLKEGYSEAEFYAAYEKMTDALRPWTIDFHVAQNDGTVHGAGSHDKTGKHCQADDPNGKLDIVKCAGYWLKDAPSRGIQHICWDGCMFPNAVLETQQTWNTILKKMIEVREAHGWS